A single Lolium perenne isolate Kyuss_39 chromosome 6, Kyuss_2.0, whole genome shotgun sequence DNA region contains:
- the LOC127309408 gene encoding protein HOTHEAD-like, with the protein MASFILTGLFVLLSVSQQALGQNYTFMREATHAPPVAYYDYIVIGGGTAGCPLAATLSRRYRVLVLERGGSPYDDDRVLNMAHFSDVLSDTSASSPSQRFVSEEGVINSRPRVLGGGSCLNAGFFSRAGAGYVRAAGWDAREVLSAYRWVEDVVAFQPELGPWQAAVRRGLLETGVVPDNGFTYDHIPGTKVGGSIFDPEGRRHTAADLLRYSRPEGIDVLLRARVARILFSYKGTKPVARGVVYRDSQGIIHVAYLNQGDANEIILSAGALGSPQLLMLSGVGPADHLRSYGLDVVVDNPEVGQGMSDNPMNAIFVPSPSPVELSLIQVVGITRFGSYIEGASGADWTTRTASTSTGTPERSFGMFSPQTGQLSTVPPKQRTPEAIARAVEAMSRVPDAAMRGGFILEKVLGPQSAGSLALRNLDPDDNPVVSFNYFAHPDDLRRCVAGIEEIERVIRSRAFARFAYPNFAFPAMLNVTAEFPVNLMRANVRGGSDPAALERFCRDTVMTIWHYHGGCQVGRVVDRDYRVLGIDALRVIDGSTFNASPGTNPQATVMMLGRYMGVKIQKERMLTEGSG; encoded by the exons ATGGCGTCCTTCATCCTCACGGGCTTGTTCGTGCTCCTATCCGTCTCCCAGCAAG CGTTGGGCCAGAACTACACGTTCATGAGGGAGGCGACGCACGCGCCGCCGGTGGCCTACTACGACTACATCGTCATCGGCGGCGGCACGGCTGGCTGCCCGCTGGCGGCGACGCTGTCGAGGCGGTACCGCGTGCTGGTGCTGGAGCGCGGCGGCTCCCCGTACGACGACGACCGCGTGCTGAACATGGCGCACTTCTCGGACGTGCTGTCGGACACGTCGGCGTCGTCGCCGTCGCAGCGGTTCGTGTCGGAGGAGGGCGTGATCAACTCTCGGCCCCGGGTGCTGGGCGGCGGCAGCTGCCTCAACGCGGGCTTCTTCTCGCGCGCCGGCGCCGGGTACGTGCGGGCCGCCGGGTGGGACGCCAGGGAGGTGCTGAGCGCGTACAGGTGGGTGGAGGACGTGGTGGCGTTCCAGCCGGAGCTGGGGCCATGGCAGGCGGCGGTGCGGAGGGGGCTGCTGGAGACCGGAGTGGTGCCGGACAACGGGTTCACGTACGACCACATCCCCGGCACCAAGGTCGGCGGCTCCATCTTCGACCCGGAGGGCCGGCGCCACACGGCGGCCGACCTGCTCAGGTACTCGCGCCCCGAGGGGATCGACGTGCTGCTCCGGGCTAGAGTGGCCAGGATCTTGTTCAGTTACAAAG GGACCAAGCCCGTGGCGCGCGGCGTGGTGTACCGCGACTCGCAGGGCATCATCCACGTGGCGTACCTCAACCAGGGCGACGCCAACGAGATCATCCTCTCGGCGGGGGCGCTGGGCAGCCCGCAGCTGCTGATGCTCAGCGGCGTCGGCCCCGCCGACCACCTCCGCTCCTACGGCCTCGACGTGGTGGTCGACAACCCGGAGGTCGGGCAGGGCATGTCCGACAACCCCATGAACGCCATCTTCGTGCCGTCGCCGTCCCCGGTCGAGCTCTCGCTCATCCAGGTCGTCGGCATCACCAGGTTCGGCAGCTACATCGAGGGCGCCAGCGGGGCCGACTGGACCACCCGCACGGCCTCCACCAGTACCGGCACGCCGGAGCGCAGCTTCGGCATGTTCTCCCCGCAGACGGGGCAGCTCTCGACGGTGCCCCCGAAGCAGCGCACGCCGGAGGCCATCGCGCGAGCAGTGGAGGCCATGAGCCGGGTCCCCGACGCGGCGATGCGCGGCGGGTTCATCCTGGAGAAGGTGCTCGGCCCGCAGTCCGCGGGAAGCCTCGCGCTCCGCAACCTGGACCCCGACGACAACCCCGTCGTCAGCTTCAACTACTTCGCCCACCCGGACGACCTCCGCCGCTGCGTCGCCGGCATCGAGGAGATCGAGCGGGTCATCCGCTCCAGGGCGTTCGCGCGCTTCGCCTACCCCAACTTCGCCTTCCCGGCGATGCTCAACGTCACGGCGGAGTTCCCCGTCAACCTGATGCGTGCCAACGTGCGCGGCGGCAGCGACCCCGCGGCGCTCGAGCGCTTCTGCAGGGACACCGTCATGACCATCTGGCACTACCACGGCGGCTGCCAGGTCGGGAGAGTCGTCGACCGCGACTACCGCGTCCTCGGCATTGATGCGCTGCGCGTCATCGACGGCTCCACCTTCAATGCCTCGCCGGGGACTAACCCGCAGGCCACCGTCATGATGCTCGGCAG GTACATGGGAGTCAAAATCCAAAAGGAGAGGATGCTCACCGAAGGATCAGGGTGA
- the LOC127306678 gene encoding SPX domain-containing membrane protein OsI_08463 isoform X2 — protein sequence MVNFGKVLVSDQLEEWKEYYINYKMMKKKLKHYVQQTQNGGRNHEQVLKEFSRMLDDQIEKVVLFLLKQQGHLASRIEKLGEQRAMLTEQSDISQVSQVRDAYRQVGLDLVKLLRFVDMNATGIRKILKKFDKRFGYRFTDYYVSTRANHPYSQLQPIFKQVGIVAVAGALTRNLASLQNHQGSYTSIYDHPSITLKDPVIEQINHSVQKLTNSTTFLKFLGQHALIVPEDVQTSSDDLVDDQSYHFMSLMLNLVNTFLYMVNTYIIVPTADDYSVSLGAAATVCGVVIGSMAVAQVFSSVYFSAWSNKSYFRPLVFSSIMLFSGNLLYALAYDLNSITVLILGRLLCGLGSARAVNRRYISDCVPLKIRLKASAGFVSASALGMACGPGLAGLLQTEFKIYGVTFNQNTLPGWVMCLAWVVYLIWLWISFKEPDHIAKENGANTQSSDSNHRRSDNLEDGLAQPLLTEEKERQDENVQDDDDKEEDRKECHKPATSLAAAYRLLTPSVKVQLLIYFMLKFTMEILLSESSVVTSFYFNWSTGSVAIFLAVLGLTVLPVNIIVGSYVTNLFEDRQILVASEIMVLIGIAASFHFTSSYSVPQYVTSAIITFVFAEVLEGVNLSLLSRVMSSRLSRGTYNGGLLSTEAGTLARVTADVTITAAGYLGQSQLLNATLVPSLVICLASIAATFGTYNSLY from the exons ATGGTTAATTTCGGGAAGGTTTTGGTGTCAGATCAATTGGAAGAGTGGAAAGA ATACTACATTAATTACAAAATGATGAAGAAAAAGTTAAAACATTATGTCCAGCAGACCCAAAATGGTGGAAGAAATCATGAACAGGTTCTTAAAGAGTTCTCAAGAATGCTTGATGATCAG ATTGAAAAGGTTGTGCTCTTTCTCTTGAAACAGCAAGGCCATCTTGCTAGCAGGATCGAAAAATTGGGAGAACAGCGTGCTATGCTCACAGAACAGTCTGATATATCCCAGGTTTCTCAAGTGCGAGACGCTTATCGTCAAGTCGGGCTTGATCTTGTGAAGCTCCTTAGATTTGTTGATATGAATGCTACTGGAATCCGGAAGATACTTAAGAAGTTTGATAAACGCTTCGGCTATAGATTTACAGACTATTATGTCTCAACTCGTGCGAATCATCCTTATTCTCAGCTTCAGCCGATCTTCAAACAAGTG GGTATTGTAGCTGTTGCTGGTGCTCTGACACGTAACCTTGCATCTCTGCAAAATCATCAAGGAAGCTATACGTCAATCTATGACCATCCATCAATTACCTTGAAG GATCCTGTCATAGAACAAATAAATCATTCAGTACAAAAACTCACGAACTCCACAACCTTCCTGAAATTCCTAGGGCAACACGCACTCATTGTTCCAGAAGATGTGCAAACTAGCTCAGACGATCTTGTTGATGACCAGAGCTACCATTTCATGTCGCTGATGCTCAACCTAGTGAACACATTCCTCTACATGGTAAACACATATATCATCGTTCCGACTGCAGATGACTATTCGGTGAGCCTTGGCGCAGCGGCAACCGTCTGCGGTGTGGTTATCGGGTCGATGGCAGTTGCCCAAGTTTTCTCCTCGGTTTATTTTAGTGCCTGGTCAAATAAATCGTACTTCAGACCCCTTGTATTCAGCAGCATCATGCTGTTTTCAGGGAACCTGCTGTATGCTTTGGCGTATGATCTCAATTCCATAACTGTTCTCATTCTTGGCCGGCTACTCTGCGG GCTGGGTTCTGCCAGAGCTGTGAACCGTCGGTATATCAGCGACTGTGTGCCTCTGAAAATCAGGCTGAAGGCCTCTGCAGGGTTCGTTAGTGCTAGTGCACTTGGAATGGCATGCGGTCCTGGGCTTGCTGGTTTGCTGCAGACAGAGTTCAAGATCTACGGGGTCACCTTTAATCAGAACACCTTGCCCGGGTGGGTCATGTGCCTTGCTTGGGTTGTCTACTTGATTTGGCTGTGGATTTCATTCAAAGAGCCAGATCACATTGCTAAAGAGAACGGAGCCAACACACAGTCATCTGATTCCA ACCATCGACGAAGTGACAATTTAGAGGATGGTCTAGCACAACCTTTACTCACGGAGGAGAAGGAGAGACAGGATGAAAATGTCCAGGATGATGACGACAAGGAGGAAGACCGTAAAGAATGTCATAAGCCAGCAACATCTCTTGCCGCAGCATACAGATTGCTCACGCCCTCTGTTAAG GTTCAGTTATTGATCTACTTCATGCTCAAGTTTACAATGGAAATTCTACTCTCAGAGTCGAGTGTTGTCACTTCGTTCTATTTTAACTGGTCCACGGGTAGTGTGGCCATCTTTCTAGCAGTTCTTGGGCTGACAGTTCTTCCGGTCAATATCATCGTGGGAAGCTACGTTACCAACTTGTTTGAAGACAG GCAAATTTTGGTGGCGTCTGAAATCATGGTCCTGATCGGCATCGCCGCGAGCTTCCATTTCACCTCAAGCTACTCCGTTCCACAATACGTCACGTCGGCTATCATCACGTTTGTGTTCGCCGAGGTGCTGGAAG GGGTCAACCTGTCCCTTCTTTCCCGGGTGATGTCGTCGAGGCTTTCCCGGGGTACCTACAACGGCGGGCTCCTCTCGACGGAGGCCGGGACGCTGGCCCGGGTCACCGCGGACGTGACGATCACAGCGGCGGGGTATCTGGGGCAGAGCCAGCTCCTGAACGCCACCCTGGTCCCGTCCTTGGTCATCTGCCTAGCCTCCATCGCCGCGACGTTCGGCACTTACAACAGCCTGTACTGA
- the LOC127306678 gene encoding SPX domain-containing membrane protein OsI_08463 isoform X1, with the protein MVNFGKVLVSDQLEEWKEYYINYKMMKKKLKHYVQQTQNGGRNHEQVLKEFSRMLDDQIEKVVLFLLKQQGHLASRIEKLGEQRAMLTEQSDISQVSQVRDAYRQVGLDLVKLLRFVDMNATGIRKILKKFDKRFGYRFTDYYVSTRANHPYSQLQPIFKQVGIVAVAGALTRNLASLQNHQGSYTSIYDHPSITLKDPVIEQINHSVQKLTNSTTFLKFLGQHALIVPEDVQTSSDDLVDDQSYHFMSLMLNLVNTFLYMVNTYIIVPTADDYSVSLGAAATVCGVVIGSMAVAQVFSSVYFSAWSNKSYFRPLVFSSIMLFSGNLLYALAYDLNSITVLILGRLLCGLGSARAVNRRYISDCVPLKIRLKASAGFVSASALGMACGPGLAGLLQTEFKIYGVTFNQNTLPGWVMCLAWVVYLIWLWISFKEPDHIAKENGANTQSSDSTDHRRSDNLEDGLAQPLLTEEKERQDENVQDDDDKEEDRKECHKPATSLAAAYRLLTPSVKVQLLIYFMLKFTMEILLSESSVVTSFYFNWSTGSVAIFLAVLGLTVLPVNIIVGSYVTNLFEDRQILVASEIMVLIGIAASFHFTSSYSVPQYVTSAIITFVFAEVLEGVNLSLLSRVMSSRLSRGTYNGGLLSTEAGTLARVTADVTITAAGYLGQSQLLNATLVPSLVICLASIAATFGTYNSLY; encoded by the exons ATGGTTAATTTCGGGAAGGTTTTGGTGTCAGATCAATTGGAAGAGTGGAAAGA ATACTACATTAATTACAAAATGATGAAGAAAAAGTTAAAACATTATGTCCAGCAGACCCAAAATGGTGGAAGAAATCATGAACAGGTTCTTAAAGAGTTCTCAAGAATGCTTGATGATCAG ATTGAAAAGGTTGTGCTCTTTCTCTTGAAACAGCAAGGCCATCTTGCTAGCAGGATCGAAAAATTGGGAGAACAGCGTGCTATGCTCACAGAACAGTCTGATATATCCCAGGTTTCTCAAGTGCGAGACGCTTATCGTCAAGTCGGGCTTGATCTTGTGAAGCTCCTTAGATTTGTTGATATGAATGCTACTGGAATCCGGAAGATACTTAAGAAGTTTGATAAACGCTTCGGCTATAGATTTACAGACTATTATGTCTCAACTCGTGCGAATCATCCTTATTCTCAGCTTCAGCCGATCTTCAAACAAGTG GGTATTGTAGCTGTTGCTGGTGCTCTGACACGTAACCTTGCATCTCTGCAAAATCATCAAGGAAGCTATACGTCAATCTATGACCATCCATCAATTACCTTGAAG GATCCTGTCATAGAACAAATAAATCATTCAGTACAAAAACTCACGAACTCCACAACCTTCCTGAAATTCCTAGGGCAACACGCACTCATTGTTCCAGAAGATGTGCAAACTAGCTCAGACGATCTTGTTGATGACCAGAGCTACCATTTCATGTCGCTGATGCTCAACCTAGTGAACACATTCCTCTACATGGTAAACACATATATCATCGTTCCGACTGCAGATGACTATTCGGTGAGCCTTGGCGCAGCGGCAACCGTCTGCGGTGTGGTTATCGGGTCGATGGCAGTTGCCCAAGTTTTCTCCTCGGTTTATTTTAGTGCCTGGTCAAATAAATCGTACTTCAGACCCCTTGTATTCAGCAGCATCATGCTGTTTTCAGGGAACCTGCTGTATGCTTTGGCGTATGATCTCAATTCCATAACTGTTCTCATTCTTGGCCGGCTACTCTGCGG GCTGGGTTCTGCCAGAGCTGTGAACCGTCGGTATATCAGCGACTGTGTGCCTCTGAAAATCAGGCTGAAGGCCTCTGCAGGGTTCGTTAGTGCTAGTGCACTTGGAATGGCATGCGGTCCTGGGCTTGCTGGTTTGCTGCAGACAGAGTTCAAGATCTACGGGGTCACCTTTAATCAGAACACCTTGCCCGGGTGGGTCATGTGCCTTGCTTGGGTTGTCTACTTGATTTGGCTGTGGATTTCATTCAAAGAGCCAGATCACATTGCTAAAGAGAACGGAGCCAACACACAGTCATCTGATTCCA CAGACCATCGACGAAGTGACAATTTAGAGGATGGTCTAGCACAACCTTTACTCACGGAGGAGAAGGAGAGACAGGATGAAAATGTCCAGGATGATGACGACAAGGAGGAAGACCGTAAAGAATGTCATAAGCCAGCAACATCTCTTGCCGCAGCATACAGATTGCTCACGCCCTCTGTTAAG GTTCAGTTATTGATCTACTTCATGCTCAAGTTTACAATGGAAATTCTACTCTCAGAGTCGAGTGTTGTCACTTCGTTCTATTTTAACTGGTCCACGGGTAGTGTGGCCATCTTTCTAGCAGTTCTTGGGCTGACAGTTCTTCCGGTCAATATCATCGTGGGAAGCTACGTTACCAACTTGTTTGAAGACAG GCAAATTTTGGTGGCGTCTGAAATCATGGTCCTGATCGGCATCGCCGCGAGCTTCCATTTCACCTCAAGCTACTCCGTTCCACAATACGTCACGTCGGCTATCATCACGTTTGTGTTCGCCGAGGTGCTGGAAG GGGTCAACCTGTCCCTTCTTTCCCGGGTGATGTCGTCGAGGCTTTCCCGGGGTACCTACAACGGCGGGCTCCTCTCGACGGAGGCCGGGACGCTGGCCCGGGTCACCGCGGACGTGACGATCACAGCGGCGGGGTATCTGGGGCAGAGCCAGCTCCTGAACGCCACCCTGGTCCCGTCCTTGGTCATCTGCCTAGCCTCCATCGCCGCGACGTTCGGCACTTACAACAGCCTGTACTGA